The Lycium ferocissimum isolate CSIRO_LF1 chromosome 1, AGI_CSIRO_Lferr_CH_V1, whole genome shotgun sequence genome includes a region encoding these proteins:
- the LOC132066210 gene encoding wall-associated receptor kinase 2-like, producing the protein MGPNYMMMVVLDLIILMVIICFSVSFGAMQPKPNCNESCGSVKVPFPFGMNPDCFLHDQFLVTCNNSSQPPQLFVQSSNIEITNISLVGQLNIQHFIARDCYGNGTGTDGNSVSILLPSFLTVNSTANKFIAIGCDTYAIAQGLFLYKSGKPHSYTTGCASICDSMEDAANDGECSGVGCCQTSIPGRAWNVTISLSSYNDYPYVEGSPSNNCSYAFVVEERAFNFSKNYLSSLQNKEKLPLVVDWVIGNGTCEIAKKNSITYACKSENSNCHDNSNGYRCFCMHGYDGNPYLEDGCLDIDECIDRKPDYRCAKDAICKNTEGNYTCTCPPDFSGDGTECSRDNPQRKIRDNLAIGVTVGAAFLILIVCGWSYTGFQRRKMLMMKKKFFQENGGLVLQQRLTGQEGSSNTNTIKIFTAEELERATNDFDKDRVIGQGGYGTVYKGYLKDNRIVAIKKSKVIDRNQIEQFINEVIVLSQINHRNVVKLLGCCLETEVPLLVYEFINNGTLSEQLHDKVKASTLSLDIRLRVAAETAGVLSYLHSAAYPPIIHRDIKSVNILLDKSYTAKVSDFGASRLVPADQTELSTLVQGTLGYLDPEYLQTNQLTEKSDVYSFGVVLAELLTGRKALCFDRPEEERNLAKYFTSSVEKGHLFDILDANIVCDERSTGQLKKVAMLAQRCLNVKGEDRPTMKDAAAELEAGSRLKHSWALTDQNSEETESLLQPLGFGYEQSERSIHIDSITSHITLPLPGGR; encoded by the exons ATGGGTCCTAATTATATGATGATGGTAGTACTTGATCTGATAATATTAATGGTGATAATTTGCTTTTCAGTATCTTTTGGTGCCATGCAACCAAAACCTAACTGCAATGAAAGTTGTGGCAGTGTCAAAGTCCCTTTCCCATTTGGGATGAACCCGGATTGCTTTCTACACGATCAATTTCTTGTCACTTGTAACAACTCCTCTCAACCTCCCCAGCTTTTTGTCCAAAGCAGCAATATtgaaatcacaaacatatctCTCGTTGGGCAACTAAACATCCAACATTTCATAGCCAGAGATTGTTACGGTAATGGGACAGGGACGGACGGAAACAGCGTATCGATATTATTACCATCATTCTTAACTGTGAACTCCACCGCGAATAAGTTCATCGCAATTGGTTGTGACACATATGCCATTGCTCAGGGTTTGTTTTTGTATAAATCTGGCAAACCACACTCCTATACAACAGGATGCGCGTCCATTTGCGATAGTATGGAGGATGCTGCTAATGATGGTGAGTGTTCTGGGGTTGGTTGCTGCCAGACATCCATCCCTGGGCGAGCATGGAATGTCACCATAAGCCTAAGCAGCTACAATGATTATCCTTATGTGGAAGGCAGCCCTAGTAATAATTGCAGCTATGCTTTTGTAGTCGAAGAACGtgcttttaatttttctaaGAATTACCTCAGCAGTTTGCAGAACAAAGAGAAGCTTCCTCTTGTGGTAGATTGGGTAATTGGTAATGGAACATGTGAAATAGCTAAGAAAAACTCGATTACATACGCATGTAAGAGTGAAAACAGTAATTGTCATGATAATTCAAATGGATATCGTTGTTTCTGCATGCACGGATATGATGGGAATCCATACTTGGAAGATGGCTGCCTAG ATATCGACGAATGTATAGATCGGAAACCAGATTATAGGTGTGCCAAAGATGCCATTTGCAAGAATACAGAAGGGAATTATACATGCACGTGCCCTCCAGATTTCAGTGGTGATGGTACTGAGTGCAGTCGTGACAATCCTCAGAGAAAAATTCGTGATAATCTTGCTATAG GTGTCACAGTAGGGGCTGCTTTTCTGATTCTTATAGTTTGTGGCTGGTCATACACTGGATTCCAAAGAAGaaagatgttaatgatgaagaagaagttttTCCAAGAAAATGGTGGATTAGTTCTACAGCAACGACTCACCGGGCAAGAGGGATCAAGTAATACTAACACAATAAAGATTTTCACAGCGGAAGAGCTAGAAAGGGCAACTAATGACTTTGACAAAGATAGAGTTATTggtcaaggaggttatggaactGTGTACAAAGGATATCTGAAAGATAATCGCATCGTTGCCATCAAGAAATCGAAGGTAATTGATCGCAATCAGATTGAGCAATTCATAAATGAAGTCATTGTCCTCTCCCAAATCAACCATAGGAATGTGGTTAAGCTCTTAGGTTGTTGCCTAGAGACAGAAGTTCCACTATTGGTGTATGAATTTATCAACAATGGAACACTTTCTGAACAATTACATGATAAAGTAAAGGCCTCCACTCTTTCTTTGGACATTCGTCTGAGAGTTGCTGCAGAAACTGCTGGAGTACTTTCATACTTGCACTCAGCCGCTTACCCTCCTATCATCCACAGAGATATCAAGTCTGTCAACATTCTTCTAGACAAAAGCTATACAGCCAAAGTGTCTGATTTCGGAGCATCCAGATTGGTTCCTGCTGATCAGACAGAGTTATCTACATTGGTTCAAGGAACTCTAGGATATCTAGATCCTGAATACTTGCAAACAAATCAACTAACTGAAAAAAGTGATGTATACAGTTTCGGAGTAGTGCTTGCAGAGCTCCTCACTGGGAGAAAAGCTCTATGTTTTGATAGACCCGAGGAAGAAAGAAATCTAGCTAAATATTTCACATCTTCAGTGGAGAAGGGTCATTTGTTTGATATTCTAGATGCCAATATAGTTTGCGATGAGAGAAGTACAGGGCAATTGAAAAAAGTTGCTATGCTTGCACAGAGATGCTTAAATGTTAAAGGGGAGGATAGACCTACAATGAAGGATGCTGCAGCAGAATTGGAAGCTGGATCGAGATTGAAGCACTCATGGGCTCTAACTGATCAAAATTCGGAGGAGACAGAATCCTTACTGCAGCCGTTGGGATTTGGATACGAACAAAGTGAACGCAGTATCCATATTGATAGCATAACGAGCCATATAACTTTACCACTTCCTGGAGGAAGGTGA